In Erigeron canadensis isolate Cc75 chromosome 1, C_canadensis_v1, whole genome shotgun sequence, a single window of DNA contains:
- the LOC122594065 gene encoding uncharacterized protein LOC122594065, translated as MSNPGNIPPIIQPTGTQREPNLEQNVQPQNQPQQQHPPRSVRSGFTTPHRTGTPTFVGEGSRYTESVYEMVDNWNDGRFDNHDDGYDWNDGDDYGQPQNIQYPQFNQPQYINPIIPQGPPPRHYRRGVPPINQPHNRAMPNMNYQPPPQGVDSHFRPAIAVNASPIVPPVLRGRAFEVRPQCLSILPSFYGKATEEPYLHLSEFEAICGTIGGSRIFSE; from the coding sequence ATGAGTAATCCTGGAAATATACCACCAATTATTCAACCAACCGGAACCCAACGAGAACCTAACCTTGAACAAAATGTCCAACCCCAAAACCAACCTCAACAACAACATCCACCCCGATCCGTGAGAAGCGGATTCACAACTCCTCACCGAACTGGAACACCAACCTTTGTTGGAGAAGGATCAAGGTATACGGAGTCGGTGTATGAAATGGTTGATAATTGGAATGATGGGAGGTTTGATAATCATGATGATGGATATGATtggaatgatggagatgattatGGGCAACCACAAAACATTCAATATCCTCAATTTAACCAACCTCAATACATCAACCCAATAATTCCTCAAGGACCACCACCACGTCACTACCGTCGTGGAGTCCCACCCATTAACCAACCACACAACCGTGCCATGCCAAACATGAACTATCAACCTCCACCACAAGGAGTTGATAGTCATTTCCGACCCGCCATAGCCGTTAATGCCTCACCTATAGTACCACCGGTGTTGAGGGGTAGAGCTTTTGAAGTTAGACCTCAATGTTTGAGTATTCTACCGAGTTTCTATGGTAAAGCAACGGAGGAGCCTTATTTGCACTTGTCGGAGTTCGAGGCTATTTGTGGTACCATTGGAGGGTCAAGGATTTTCTCCGAATGA
- the LOC122594077 gene encoding uncharacterized protein LOC122594077, which produces MQQQFLDEYYTMQKTSDARTSIRTFQQQSGETFHEAFKRFNELLRTCPHHGIAKWELITTFYDGLLPEEKRDVNSISNGTFLTNPEDVDWEFLEKMNVNSKRQAQSNRRARHPIASSSSTSDQATKDRLEALEWKFAKLGKVESQGVAQVSQEYPICESCNELGHMTLQCPLIPEQVEEVNQVYGEKRPFDMNSNTYHPGMRNHPNLRYGNSSNQLNPIFQGNNQTGGAPFQPFQGRNYNQGNYQGGQNQGFNRGYPRNFQQGNNQGGASGSNEVSTGEIMEYLKEMDRKNEIRDKTVESLQKQVGQLAKEVSELRKNPGKLPSDTKINPQHQSGGPKNVKNVEINNVSLLRSGKVYDNKVEPPSSLVDGVVEDVDDDQDSEHEPEFVLPKPSKKVSFKEVENNRSSENFSEKQGKDMEGNTIPFPLALIDPKLRPTLKKRGPHEEEMWEIFKQVKINIPLIDIIKQVPAYAKYLKELCTQKRHHKLPKKIVLNEEVSAVVMAILPPKLQDPGAPLITIQVGDFKMNKALLDMGAGVSILPGMLYDQYDFGPLEKVDTTLVMADLSLKLPRGIVQDVIVKVEDFYYPVDFLVLDFAPSGNVRQPNVIMGRPFLATANALIDCRRVWLK; this is translated from the coding sequence atgcaacaacaattcttggatGAGTATTATACGATGCAAAAGACTAGTGATGCAAGAACTTCAATAAGAACTTTTCAGCAACAATCGGGTGAAACTTTTCATGAAGCTTTCAAGAGGtttaatgagttgttgagaACTTGTCCTCACCATGGAATTGCTAAATGGGAGTTGATCACGACTTTCTATGATGGTTTACTACCggaagagaaaagagatgtgAATTCAATTAGTAATGGAACTTTCTTGACTAATCCCGAAGATGTTGATTGGGAATTCTTGGAGAAAATGAATGTGAATTCGAAAAGGCAAGCTCAATCGAATAGGAGAGCAAGGCATCCAatagcttcatcatcatctacaaGTGATCAAGCCACCAAAGATCGACTTGAAGCTTTGGAATGGAAGTTTGCTAAGTTGGGGAAAGTTGAAAGTCAAGGTGTTGCTCAAGTTTCTCAAGAATACCCGATTTGTGAAAGTTGTAATGAACTTGGACATATGACTTTGCAATGTCCATTGATCCCGGAACAAGTTGAAGAAGTTAATCAAGTGTATGGAGAAAAGAGACCATTTGACATGAACTCCAACACTTATCATCCGGGAATGAGAAACCATCCAAACCTTCGGTATGGAAATTCTTCAAATCAACTCAACCCAATCTTTCAAGGAAATAACCAAACCGGAGGAGCACCATTTCAACCATTCCAAGGCCGAAACTACAACCAAGGGAATTACCAAGGTGGCCAAAATCAAGGATTCAATCGAGGCTACCCAAGAAACTTTCAACAAGGTAATAACCAAGGTGGAGCATCGGGAAGCAATGAGGTGTCAACCGGGGAAATTATGGAGTATTTGAAGGAAATGGATCGAAAGAATGAGATTCGGGATAAAACGGTTGAATCTTTGCAAAAGCAAGTGGGTCAATTAGCGAAGGAAGTGTCGGAATTAAGAAAGAATCCGGGAAAGCTACCAAGTGACACGAAGATCAATCCACAACATCAAAGTGGCGGTCCGAAGAATGTCAAGAATGTGGAAATAAACAATGTAAGTCTTCTTCGTAGTGGTAaagtttatgataataaagttgAACCTCCATCATCACTTGTTGATGGTGTGGTggaggatgttgatgatgaccAAGATAGTGAGCATGAACCGGAATTTGTTTTGCCTAAACCAAGTAAAAAAGTGTCTTTTAAAGAGGTAGAAAACAATAGGTCTAGTgaaaatttttctgaaaaacaagGAAAGGATATGGAGGGTAATACCATTCCTTTTCCTTTGGCTTTGATTGATCCAAAACTTAGGCCTACACTTAAGAAAAGAGGTCCCCATGAAGAAGAAATGTgggaaatttttaaacaagtgaaaatcaatatACCTCTTATTGACATTATTAAACAAGTTCCGGCCTATGCTAAATATCTTAAGGAGTTGTGTACCCAAAAACGGCATCATAAACTTCCAAAGAAGATTGTTTTGAATGAGGAAGTTAGTGCCGTTGTGATGGCTATACTCCCACCTAAACTCCAAGATCCTGGAGCGCCTTTAATTACAATTCAAGTTGGTGATTTTAAAATGAACAAGGCACTTTTGGATATGGGGGCGGGTGTGAGTATCCTACCGGGTATGTTGTATGATCAATATGACTTTGGACCATTGGAAAAAGTCGACACCACCTTGGTGATGGCTGATTTGTCCCTTAAACTTCCAAGAGGAATTGTCCAAGATGTCATAGTGAAGGTGGAGGACTTTTATTACCCCGTAGACTTTTTGGTTCTTGATTTTGCACCAAGCGGTAATGTAAGGCAGCCCAATGTCATCATGGGTAGGCCCTTTTTGGCCACCGCTAATGCATTAATCGATTGTAGAAGGGTATGGTTGAAATGA